One Pomacea canaliculata isolate SZHN2017 linkage group LG1, ASM307304v1, whole genome shotgun sequence genomic window, CCATCATGATGATTATAAACAGCAGTGACCATCACCACAGCAAGCAATACCTTAGATCAACTAccaatagaaatttttttaaaagaaattgttaggaataagacaaacaaaaaaaggacatgACGTTACATCTAAAACTACTTCTTTGCATCTACTAAGATATTATGTTACATCAAGCTTTCAAAGAATTCTTCAAGTCCAACTCACCCAGCATGAGGCATCATCTTCAAAGCCAATGCACGGCTGATGCAAAAGGCACTGCCAGTGGCAAACCAAAATGTAATCTTTGCCTGCAGAGATAAAATACAGTAGAGTGTGCATCCtattataaaagcaaacatttacaaataccTATTCATAATTGCTATTATTGCCCTAAGTAATTAAAAAACTCTTTATGGTAAATGCCTCCCCTAAAGTTTTATCTTGGCATGCCAGCAGTCAAGCTAAGTCTGAATAAGCATCGATTTGTGATTCTACTTTACAAATTACAgcatgtacaaatatttttgttaacctttcattaaattttgattaTCTGTCATTCAGGCTTACTTACACCTGGGTTTTCAAAATCATTAACTTCTATGGGATGGCGAAGGCTTGGTTTCCCCAAATACCAgtcatctgtgtgtttgtacttttgtaatAGCTCCATTAGAACAGGAATGTTGACATAAATGTCATCATCAAAATGACACATCCAcctgcagaaataaaaataaatttatgataTAAAAAATTCCTGTCCAAAAAGGTGTAAAGAATGGGATCAAATAAGACCATTTTTTTATCTCATAGGAGAAAAGACTTTGCTCAACAAAAGTATTATTCTTTACGACCTaaacatgtttcaaaataaaattccagGGTAATGGGCATACCTCTTTTTGGATGCAAGGTATGCATCATATTCAACAGACATCTTACAGCAAAGAGactgactgaaagaaaaattgcaatGGTATGTTAAaaacatactcatacagacacaTCTACCCCTCTTACCAACTACAACCACTCAAAATTTCACAAACTATACTTTaacatttctacatttttatctctaatttgaaatactttcttaaagaaaaagatacttATGCTATTCTTTAATAACAtcacaacaaataatttaaatcacAGGGTAATTAAACACAGATGCATAATtgacatacaaaacaaataagaatGTTATACAAAACAGCAATCAAAATTGCAAATGACtacataaaaactaaaaattgcaTACCCCTTGCTAAAAATAAAGGATGaagcaaaatgttataaacaaaAGTCAACAATTTTACTCTAATGTTTGCCTGTACTTACACTTACCGATTGTGACTGGATGAGCAGTTGGTGTTTACAAGGTGACCTcctagtaaaataaaatttgggGCATAGTAATTAAGCTATAAAACAGTTTTCGTAAAATGACAAGCCCATAATTCTAAACAGAGTTTTTATAACAGACATAAGCATGTAATTTAATGTACTGTTCATCTTAGTACctaatttatttagaaataaatcCATACACCTCTgaagttatttttcttaaattctttcACAAAATACACTACCCTTATTAGATGTATGTGTTATCATTCCTTTCAAAGAAGCATAATTTTGAAAGCTTGAGTCACTATGAAATGTCTAAGGTTCAGtccatataaaatatataaaagataaaaatggtCCTAATAGTTTACCATCTTACCTGttaattcattcatttcctTGTCCTCAGAATCCGTAAAAAAATATGTCTGCAAAAGTTTTTGTAGGTATTGGTACAGTGAAGACTGTTGcacattaatttattattaagcttttttcactttcatttttataaaaataagtatgACATTTGTACAATAATGATGCACCTTAGTTGCACAGTCGTATAAAAACTTACCTTTACCTATGTAAAGCTTAGATTAAAACtatgattataaaaataaagttatgatCTAAGAATTGAAAAAGCATCAAAAACATGATCAATGAAAGCTCTCTATACAGTCTTTgcctattataaataaaattaaaataaaaactacactTTACATAGCAAATTTACAGATTGAAGTGAGTAAACTAAATGACACCTGTTGAATTTCATAAGAATtatcttttcttaaaatcaCAGATTTCAGACCTGATCTCTTGCAAGCTGGAACCAGGTTTGCACGACCAGCTGCAGGCGAGACGCGTGGAACATGCCCGTTGTTTTCACACTGATGAAAACATCAGAAAGTTCAGTCCGCCGAGCGTGGGAAAACTGGCCCTGAGCCaactttgttgacattttttcgCCGGTTCCCGCCGTAAGAGATCTCGTCAAATTATTTCTCATGTCATCATCTGGAGCCAATTTTCGATGAACATTCGCAGGCCCACGTGGCAATTCTTTGCTGCTGTCATGAGACAACGAGTGAGCTGAGCTAGCATTTGCTAGGCCCCTATCCTGCCGATCGCCATTGTCGTGTCTGGGACGTCCCAAAACTTTTTCGAGTGCATGATCATCCGAAAAAAGTTCAAAACCAACTAACGCATTTAATATAAGGAAAATAACTGAGAAGGCGGCAAGTTTTACCGCCTTCCTAAAGGATACACGCATATCTTGCGGAGATTTTCCATGAAAGTTGCATTTTGTCATAGGACATACCGTCACATATTCTACTTGTGTACTTCAGTAAAAGCCACCGCGagatattatttttagaaacagtCGTGAACTCAGGTCATATCtcaactgcgcatgcgtgcaatGACCTAGGAGGCAACTTCCGTGTATACAATGGCGAGCGATTCCTGGtatgaataaaattgttttggtCCTTtcactgtgcttttttttttagcacacaGTTTTGTATATCTATgatatgttttatgtttatttactttgttaaCTTTATAATGAAAGATAAGAAACAATCGCCACAAGAGTTCTGTGACTTTTTTTGTCTTGAGACATAGATCATGTGATTTAGTACCCTGTCGTTATGTTCGTATTGCTAGTTGTCTGCCAGACCCTTTCTTTTTGCACCTTTAAGGAATAAAATCTTTGAAATCCCATCGGAGATAAAGAAGCTTATTAGTGACACAttagtttaaatgttttcaattaGAGTTAGACCTGATGTCACTTTAAACATGATTGAAAGAAGCAATATTGTTTTAGGACACGCCCCAAAGAAGGGTAAACTCTACCTATATTCTATTTTCAAAGGTGGCGTGGGacttaattttgttgttgctacgAAGACTGATGTCTTTTCATCATAATATAATTACGGGGAGTAATGCATTGCTAAAGTTTTATTGCATGCAGGTTGAGTGAATACGAGTCATGCTCCTTGATGGGGCAGAAGATTATGGAAACTATCAACGAAAGAAACAAGCACAGCCGGACAAGTTCAAACTACACGAAGGTTAATCAAATAAAtgctatttattaaaaatttgcCTTATAATTATGTAGATTCTACTGGTTTGTCTCTGTTTGGTCCAGGTGTTGTCCATGAAATAGCTGTTTTCTCTATACTCCAAAATAAAGTTTGTgaaacacataaatataaatttaacatCATGTTGTCAAAATGGCTGCTACAGTTATTACGGTGTTGTGATAAATAGTGGGAAAATAAATCATCACCATCTTTATGccataaagacaaaaaagtgatGTGTGTCAGgaaagtttcaaaacaaaaggGTAAAGGTAGTGCTTTAATCAATTTAACTACTGGGTCAACTGGGAAAGTACACTTTATCACATTGGTATCGATCAGGTACCAGTACTCTAATTGCTCCCAAGTATTCTtattgcatacatttttttttcaaatttcaaattGATTGCATTCTAGACTTGCACTGGTTTTTGTTTCAGTTGTCTGCTAACGTAAGAACATCGCTTCGCCAGTTTTCAAATGACCTGAATCGTCTTAAACAGAATTTAATAAGAGCTTCATCATCATATCACATGTATCCTTAAAGTATATGTTTATACTAAGTAGCTTCTTTAAATTCCAGAAAAGAACTTTTAATCAAGCAagggaaaaatataatttcattttgcattttaaatcaGACTGTAAAAAATACTTAGAAGATACTCAGACATCCTACTTACAAGAATGTATAACATTCACGCATAGGAATGTATGTACAACCAAAACCTGGCTGCAGCTGTTCAAAATGGTGTACATACATGTTTGTCCACAGTTATATAGATATTAAAATTCTGCTTAAATCTGGAATGGTCAGTTTTTCTTAATGGTACTAGAACACAAAGAGAAGTTGAACGCCGACAGCAAATGCTAGATAGCCTTCTCACGAAAGAGAAACACATTGATCAGGCATTCAAGAATGACAGTGGAGATAGCAGGTATGTGTCAGTCAGAAATACTTCTGTctagcactttttaaaaagtatttttaaagtttattatttgaAAGTTCCTTTATGTATGGACCATTAGTTGCTGGTTAGATTTAGATTAGGTGCCAGTCAAGTGCAggcttttatatttatacaattctgTACCTCAAATATCTGTTGTACTTCATCTTTTATTGTACTTTTCCCTCCATTTCTTTAAAGAGAGTATATTTTGAGTATATTAAGTTTgatgttatattattataattatttgtcaGGTGCTGAAGTATtcacaaaatatagaaaatgtgTATGAGATTAGGCAGGTGTAACTGGCTAAAGGAAGGTGGATGAAACAAGTGtttgtataaattaaaaaaagcaagtaGTTCACCATTTAGTAAGAtgcttttcataatttttaaacattgaaattATTGCACTCAGTCTTTACACATCTTGTGGACTGTAACAATTGATTCTTCCTCCAAAGTGGGACTCAGTGATATGGCCAGGAGAGAGTTAACTCTTTTGTTTTAGCAGTGGACATAACTATTAAAGTGCATAACTGCTTTTATATTGTGTAGATATATCCAGCCATCCAGCAGGTAAGATCAGTCTTGCCACTTGCAAATTAGCAACAAGAAGAATCTGTTAAAAATCCTAAAAGTGTCTTGAGGCATTTCAGAGCAGGTTTATATAGGCTTTGCATCATGCTGCATCTTCAGCTCCTTTTCTCACTTGTCctttctgtaatttttctttgtagGACTATTAGTGAACATAATATCCTTCCAATAGCTTgaaaaattatagttttaaaaacataGATCTTTTTCCATGACATCAAGATTCATGAACATATGTGATAACATTCGTAATTGACTCTCTTCAGGCAAGAATTGGGTATAATTCATAGTAAATAAGgctgtcatcattattattatctagcCTTTTGCATAGTGGTCTGCAATAAGCTTCTTTTTCAAGTAATTTTCATGGATATACATTTTCGTTCTGCTTTAGACTTTAGTAAAGtgatttttattatgttttcatttcaaagttgtttagttttgttttaaatatgtcTAATTTTAAGTATATATGGTACATTAACAGATATAAAACTGTAATGAAGCAATTTTCATGATACGAACTGCAATGTAATATAATATAACTTGTCTCAGATGTCAAATACAGCAGACAAGTTGTGTTAGCTGTGTATCATTGCTGTATCTGAAACCTTGCTTGTGTTTTCCTTCCACTGTATGCTTATTCATCTTTGTGGTATTTTAacattgagtgtgtgtgtgtgtgagagagagaaagtgtgtgtttgcagCTGAATGTTAAAAAGACTATAGGTAACCAGCATGCATATTCATGTGAATGCTTTTCTGACTGATAAGTTTTTGGACTGTACCTTAGCATGTGTAATCTTTAATCATTAAAGAATAAAGgtgatttgtatagcacaatATCAACAAATAAGCCATTGTGAAGAATCTCCAAAACAGTTGCAATAACTCACAATGTTCCAGTAGTAAAGGGGGATCACTACAGATTTAACGGTGAAGCCACATTGCTGAAAATGTCCAGAaaatctgtcagtctgttgagGGTTGATGGTGGTGATCATGGTTGTATAATGAGGAATTAAAGAGATTAGAATAACTTGAAATGGCAGAATGGGTAGTAATCGAGATGAAGAGTTTGATATGCCCCATggagagttatttccctttcacTGCCATTGGCTTTTGTCACCTGGTTAGTACTAACAATCTCTCGAGGTAAAGGATACCATACTTGCAGTCGCCGATTACAAGCATTTTTTGACTGTATAGACTGTGGTGGGGGTAGCTGAGAGTGGAAGGGGGAAGGAGAGCAGATGCACGTACTGAAGACTTGTAATCAAAACAAACGTTGACGTGGCGATTAAACACCGTCATTTCCAACAATCGGTCCTTTCTAAAGATcagagtaaacaaaacaacGAGAATAAGGGCTTATGTGGATATTGTTGCTATGAGTGCATGACATTTGGttgatcttttttattttactgggGACAAAAGGGGTGACCAGAGGTGAGGCACCCAGCAGCGATAGAACACACATTTTGGCAGTATGATCTTCATGGAGGACACACCTTTTTCTAAAACTCTATCGAGTACAAagtcaatttgttttctttttgtgaactAGTCAAATACGCACGAGGGCTAGCTTGGAATAACCAGTGTGGCTCAGAGGTATAGTATTTTCTTAATCAACAGCTTTAAAAGCACAGTAGCGGAAACAAAAGGAAAGCTCGTGCAGCgaaatttaccaaaaaaaatggACATATTTGGCACGAAAGTTAAGGGCaggcgtgcatgtgtgtgttgctcgATTTGCAGTTACAAGAAAATTTCAGCAAGGTTCATTTGGAATTCATAGTATTCAAGACAGCGCTTTAATAAGTAACCGTTTGAGTGCACTTCACCATCAGAACTATCCACGGAGCTGTCATTTGCATTTATACAGAGAAGGACAATAAATACTTAACAATGGAGCGTCGGGGTACATATAGCGCCCATATTGACAAATTTGATTTGAAGCAGACGTAAAGATTTgtcttccccctttttttttttcttttcatttatctcCTCCTCTCCATTTGTTGATGGCGTGATGCGCACGCTGTTCACCTTTCTTAAGTGTCGAGGATGCTGAAAAGACGGCTGGAGAGGTGAAGAGTGCAGAGCAGTGTGGCATTGTGGGAGTTTTTCAGAGCAGTGTGGCATTGAGGGAGTTTTTCAGCAAACATTGCGGATCGTACGCAAGGTTACAGACAGCAGCGATTTCGGCGGTGTGTATTCATGTGAGTCACCCCGCGAGTGGAGGATGTTAGGTTTGGTCGGATCGCTGCCTTTTCATTTCTCCATGGGAAGCTCAGAAAATTTCCTACCCACTTACTAAGAGGGCTCTTCTTACTCTTGTTGGTTTGTTCACGATGCCAGTACTTCTTATGCGAGCGCTCAAACCGCATTGCACCTATCCCCACCTCTATAGTAAATACGTGGATTGTTAAGCACTATAAAGAATTTTAGTAATTTTGGGGTTCATGTCGCAAAGTTTAATATCAGCGGTacctcattcattttttttctttttattctacttGTTTGAAGGATTACCACATACTTTTCAGAGATTTCTCCCagtgtttcttgtgtttgtaaAATCAAGGAGTAGAATGTAGAAACCTCATAATTTATTGTCCAGATGCACTGACCATTcgagctgggtttttttttttctttgggggaTGGGGATTAGTTTTGGATCATTAGGTCAAGGCTAGGATTACAAGATAGCAGCAGTCCGAGCAGTCCGGAGAAGGTTGCCATCACGTAGGAGCCCACCACCAGGTTACGAGGTTGTTAATAGGCTTCCTCATCTCGCTCTTCGCAAGTGATAGCCCAACAGCTGTTATtgtctgctgcttctgctgctgcttacACATCGCCATCAGCTGTTCTCGTTTTGTGCTATCTACAAATCAGagccctttcctttttttccctgcAATAAATAGAAAGCactggtatttttttctttaccttcccTTTGGTAGGGGTTGGAGCTGTTTGAAATGCTGTTTGGAACTGGCGGTGATGGGGCGCGGAATCATTTGTAATTCACTGGAATTATTCCCGactcttaaaaaatatataagcatCAAATCACTGCTGTTATCAGCAGCAGCTTCTTCGTCTAGCCGCAGTAAAGCGTTGGCTGCCTTTAGGCTGGTTGCCTATAGTCTCTAGTTCTTCGATATATTATTCCGAAGTTAGCGTGTgcatctctctgtgtgtgtgtgtgtgagagagagagaagttgtaAAACGGATAgcaaataattttcttaaaatcacTGAGCAGGCAGAGAGTGAAGGGGTGAGGTTAAAGGGGAAGAGATCCACCTTTATCCATCTCCTCGTGTCGGACGCCCCAGGCGGTTTTCAGGGATGGGTGGTGGTAGGGGTTGGGGTTGCTGACGAAGAATTCACCTGGAGTTGTTTGAGAAGCGGTCGCGCTGCGCTGTGACAACACCACGTAATTTCCCGCCACTTGCGAATCAACAGCCTGTCATAAGGGCTTGATTCTCCGCGCAAACAGTCAGATTAGCAAAACCAACCGCACCGAGCCATGGAATCTGCCTGACCTCTCTCTACATCCTCCCACATGCTTGTCGCGGACTCGCTCAGAAACCAGATCGTTGCCACCCGCCCACCGGTGACCCTCTCCCTACCACAACCCACCTGATCTCCCTCACCCATCAACTCCCGAGCCGTCCAAAGCAGTCCAGCTTGGTGTCCTTCCTGAGGACGTAAGTTCAGAAGCAGCGATGACACTGACGGTAGCGCAGACCACCGTGTACGTCGACAGTCACGGGCTGGACGCGAGCCTGAGACTGACCCCACCAGAGGGTTCAACGCATGTGACCGAACTCGAGGGAGACTTCTATGGCATCCACCCCGCAACGCCTCGGGCTTGTTGGGAGCAGAAGTGGGAGGCTAGAACCGTACGTGGTCCCGCAGCCTAAGGTTAATCGCGAGACTTGTACAGAAGGACGAGACGCAAGTCACGGCGCAGGTAGCACGCGTGTGACATTTTCGCGATGACAAAGAAGCGAACGGAACGCACGGAGGGGCGAGTTTTGTTGGTTTCAAGCCGTTCACGATTGCTGTCTTTTTTGACTGTGGAATGTGCtcccttgcttttttttttaaattcacttgTACAtgtgtgggattttttttaaaaacattgaagCGTAATAATAATTGATGGTAGATTCTGATCACTTTCTGGCACAACTCGTGGATGGTGCTGTAAAACAGAACACATATTCGGGTTTTTTTCTGGCAGTTTGACCATAGCGTCTGCTTCAATGTCATTCTTCGTGTGCATCTGGTCTCTCTGATCGACCCTCACCTGCATCCACTAACTAGCCTACCCAGCAACACACTCACCCACCCGCACACTCCCACTCCACCAGCACCGCTTTGCCTGGCGCACCGCTGTCCCGGAAGATGGTATCGAGGCGCTGCTTGCCGTTCTATCACTTGCACCTGCACTGGTATAGTCATTATCATCGCCCTCGTCGGCTCCTCCCGCGCGCTAAAATCTGTTTGAAGTTGATGTTACACTTGAGCTTAATCAAAAATATACTGGGCGACGATTTCCGTGC contains:
- the LOC112561686 gene encoding fringe glycosyltransferase-like, coding for MTKCNFHGKSPQDMRVSFRKAVKLAAFSVIFLILNALVGFELFSDDHALEKVLGRPRHDNGDRQDRGLANASSAHSLSHDSSKELPRGPANVHRKLAPDDDMRNNLTRSLTAGTGEKMSTKLAQGQFSHARRTELSDVFISVKTTGMFHASRLQLVVQTWFQLARDQTYFFTDSEDKEMNELTGGHLVNTNCSSSHNRQSLCCKMSVEYDAYLASKKRWMCHFDDDIYVNIPVLMELLQKYKHTDDWYLGKPSLRHPIEVNDFENPGAKITFWFATGSAFCISRALALKMMPHAGGGRLMTLGEKLRLPDDCVMGYIIDHVLRKQLTVIEGFRSHLEALWLIKPYQLNKQITFSYSEYGDKVNVVNVLGFSVEEDPSRMKSIHCHLFPIFRECQKIQP